The Lytechinus variegatus isolate NC3 chromosome 1, Lvar_3.0, whole genome shotgun sequence nucleotide sequence CCTGTGCCCCCCAGTCAGCCTTCACAGGTGGACAGTTGATGACGGGGAAGGTGGCATTCCCTGATAGAACCGGTCCCAAGCCGTTACTCCTTCCAGCCACAGCGATGAATACAGCAGGGATACCAAGGGATTCGTAGTACTTCAGAATGTTGAGGGTCTCCTCTGTGCCCTTGTGTGCTGAGGTCACACGGATGTCACAATGAATGCCAAAGGAAGTGCATTCATTCTTGATTTTCTCTCCATGAGGTAGGTCACTGGCTGATCCCATCAAGACCACAACCTGGGCCTTGGGATTAGGGATGAAGTCCTGACAGATAAAAACAAGAGATGGTTCGAGTCTTATGAAATCAAATCCatattgatgatgtcattccTACCATGCaatcattaagaaaaatatttaaaatcaaGGATAACTGATATATCTGGTATTTCTGGCATAGATAAGGAAAGtcaagaattttgaaaaaataaaaagtgaaacaCCTCTAGAAGTCTCGCCTGCCTTACGCAATgaaatatagcagcagtgctaccTTTGAAAACAACTAAGTTGAATAATCATTCACACACACAATAAACATTCATATGACAATAAAATACTAAGTTGAAGACAAACTGCCTGTTTAGCTTAGCTTTGTGATTGATCATGGGCCCATTTCTACGATAAAATATTGATTACATTGAAtgatcaatcatgaaaatcaacatTATGACCAATCAAAAAAACTTTATGCTAAGTTATGGGCCCTACGATGAATACTTACATTGAGTTTCTTTGCGACCCATTCAAAGTTCCTCTTGACCTGCTGGAGTGCGTCGTCGGTGACCTCTTTCAGATCACGGTAAACCTGTTTGTCCACCATAAGTCGTTTATCTCCAGCCGGCCATAGACGCCATGAGTCACTGTCAATGATGTCAGCAAGTAAGATCTCCcctggatgaaaaaaaaaatattgaaaattattaactatttgccaatatcattttttttctgttgaaattatttcattgcaACATCAACTTCTTGTCACATTAGGCAAGATGGGAAGACTTTGAGGTGATCAcagtttcattttcaaatatatcagTGTCATACTtctgttaatttttttccacAGATTTCAGTGTAAGCTAAAATGTCTATCATTGAAATAGTAACCATGAAATCAGAAAATACATGGAATGCTCTTTTAATatctttttaaacatttttcatgtttataaaTCCTTCATGAAACTGATTAATCAAAGCCCATAACATACACACTGTGACTAACCGGACATTTATAACAATGCTGCTGGGCTTATGGACAGATATTGTAACATATGTTCATACAATAGGCATCTTCACTGGTAATTATCATAAGACAGAAtcaatttcaaagatttgtttTCAAATGGGATAAGAGCTTTATgatagaaaaatgaattaaatttgaTTAATGGAATTCGGCAAATTCAGTAAGGTTTGTATGAAACCAGGACTCGTAATCAACCACCCACAGCATCGAACTAGAAATCAGAGTTCCAAACATTAAAGTACCCTTTAAATAACACATGTATTTTCACATAGAGTACATTGTACTTGCCTGTCTCTGCATCAACGCCAAACTCTATTTTCATATCGATAAGAGTACAGTCCAGTGCTGCCCAGGCCTTCTCTAAGACTTCAAAGATTGCGACTGTCATACGACCCATGATATCAACCTCATGAGCTCCAATAAGACGACCACCATGGGTCATCTTAGCTTCAATCAGCTGTGCATACGACCACTCTGGATCACCAGCAGCATCATCCTATATGAGAATACATGCAAgagtaatatattttattttttcccccagCACTCTGTGTTTTTGCCTGTTTGAGGACACAAAAATTTCTACAATTAAATGCCAACCAACACAGATGAACTTTATGATAATAGCATGCCAGCAATATATGAAGAGTCACCTCCACACTTATATTTCACTGAACAGTTgttgaaaatatggaaaatatacaGAAATCACCATTTCAAATGTTATCTATTATTCATAGTTTATctatcaaatttcatgaaatacaattCTTGTGAAATAAAACCGACATTCTCTTTTGGGTGATGTTTCTTTATGAACAAACAATAGGAGGGATCCAATACTGTATAATTGGCTGGGATACATGATCCTGATTGCACAAAAAGCTTCAAGGGAATATTACTGGCTTCCCGCAAGAAGGGACTTTAAGGGTaatgtttatgaatatttttttcaaatttcatatataaagagaaaaatcgtAAGTTATCCAATGATACAAAGCTATTCAAGTACAACTCAAAATATCAGCGAATTAAAAAGGCATACCgttagtaaaaaaataatcttaaaaATTTCCTCAACGTCCTTTCTTGTGGAAAGCCATTAATATGTCTAgaaaaaattggtgcaaattggcaaatgtTTCCACAGCATTTCCACAATCTCCTCCTTCAAGCACCAAAGATTAAGTGATCAACCTACCTTATAGAAATACTCTAGCTTAGGGGGTGCAAAACGGTACCCTTCATTAACCCCTGGGTTGCGTTTGAGGAATGAACCAGTAGCCACACGCCTTGTAACCCATTCAATTGGAATCATTTCACATCGACGACCAACAAATGCTGTCTCGGACTCCTGCCTCACAAAGTGGGTCTTGATACCTGAGGAAATAATAGTGCAACTATGTTTAAAAGCTTTTTAAATGATTTGTCAAATCGTTTTGGCTTTCTTAGAAGTTATTTGTAAGGGATTTTCAAATCTTTCCCA carries:
- the LOC121410898 gene encoding multifunctional protein ADE2-like isoform X2; translated protein: MAATPGKQLNEGKTKIIYELPNYEVLLQSKDRISAHNAQRVNELAGKAAISNATAAKVFEFLNLIGIKTHFVRQESETAFVGRRCEMIPIEWVTRRVATGSFLKRNPGVNEGYRFAPPKLEYFYKDDAAGDPEWSYAQLIEAKMTHGGRLIGAHEVDIMGRMTVAIFEVLEKAWAALDCTLIDMKIEFGVDAETGEILLADIIDSDSWRLWPAGDKRLMVDKQVYRDLKEVTDDALQQVKRNFEWVAKKLNDFIPNPKAQVVVLMGSASDLPHGEKIKNECTSFGIHCDIRVTSAHKGTEETLNILKYYESLGIPAVFIAVAGRSNGLGPVLSGNATFPVINCPPVKADWGAQDIWSSLRLPSGLGCTTTLSPEGAAWQAAQILGMTNHVVWGRIRARQLNTWIGLKESDKKLQDSLA
- the LOC121410898 gene encoding multifunctional protein ADE2-like isoform X1, which gives rise to MAEQPPSKRMKATPGKQLNEGKTKIIYELPNYEVLLQSKDRISAHNAQRVNELAGKAAISNATAAKVFEFLNLIGIKTHFVRQESETAFVGRRCEMIPIEWVTRRVATGSFLKRNPGVNEGYRFAPPKLEYFYKDDAAGDPEWSYAQLIEAKMTHGGRLIGAHEVDIMGRMTVAIFEVLEKAWAALDCTLIDMKIEFGVDAETGEILLADIIDSDSWRLWPAGDKRLMVDKQVYRDLKEVTDDALQQVKRNFEWVAKKLNDFIPNPKAQVVVLMGSASDLPHGEKIKNECTSFGIHCDIRVTSAHKGTEETLNILKYYESLGIPAVFIAVAGRSNGLGPVLSGNATFPVINCPPVKADWGAQDIWSSLRLPSGLGCTTTLSPEGAAWQAAQILGMTNHVVWGRIRARQLNTWIGLKESDKKLQDSLA